A window from Bacteroidota bacterium encodes these proteins:
- a CDS encoding SDR family oxidoreductase, producing the protein MNLELLNKNALICGSTQGIGKASAIEISKLGANVTLIARDENKLKEVVKILDTSKKQKHNYIVADFSKPDELKKKIEAHTKKNIVHILLNNTGGPAGGPIIDAKTEEFTQAFSNHLICNHILTQAVIDGMKKEKYGRIINIISTSVKQPIKGLGVSNTIRAAVANWSKTLAMELGQFGITVNNILPGATNTERLKSLQEIRAKKAGMSLTEEQNDWLKEIPIGRFADASEIANAVAFLASPAASYINGINLPVDGGRTNSL; encoded by the coding sequence ATGAACTTAGAATTACTAAATAAAAATGCATTGATTTGCGGAAGCACGCAGGGAATCGGCAAAGCATCTGCAATTGAAATTTCAAAATTGGGGGCGAACGTTACACTTATTGCACGCGATGAAAATAAATTGAAGGAAGTTGTAAAAATACTCGACACCTCCAAAAAGCAAAAGCATAATTACATTGTTGCAGATTTTTCAAAACCCGATGAACTGAAAAAGAAAATCGAAGCGCACACGAAAAAAAATATTGTTCACATTCTTCTGAATAATACCGGAGGACCGGCAGGCGGACCTATCATAGATGCAAAGACGGAAGAATTCACTCAGGCATTTTCGAATCATCTTATCTGCAATCATATTTTGACGCAGGCGGTGATTGACGGAATGAAAAAAGAAAAATACGGACGCATCATAAATATTATTTCTACTTCGGTGAAACAACCGATAAAAGGATTGGGCGTTTCAAATACAATTCGCGCTGCGGTGGCAAACTGGTCAAAAACTTTAGCGATGGAACTCGGACAATTCGGAATCACAGTGAATAATATTTTACCTGGCGCCACGAATACCGAACGATTAAAATCCCTTCAGGAAATCCGCGCGAAGAAAGCCGGAATGAGTTTAACAGAAGAGCAAAATGATTGGCTGAAAGAAATTCCTATAGGAAGATTTGCTGACGCTTCTGAAATTGCAAACGCGGTTGCGTTCCTTGCGTCACCTGCAGCCTCTTACATAAATGGAATAAATCTTCCGGTGGATGGGGGAAGAACCAACTCTCTTTAA
- a CDS encoding thioredoxin family protein, which produces MAVTPSTMISLGTKAPDFTLPDTASGINISLHSLSGRATVIMFICNHCPFVKHVNKELVQLANDYIPKGISFIAISSNDVANYPEDSPEKMKQATKDLKYPFPYLYDESQNVARAYDAACTPDFFIYDKDLKLVYRGQLDDSRPSNGIPVTGKDIRNALDNLLAGKLISAEQKPSIGCNIKWKK; this is translated from the coding sequence ATGGCAGTAACTCCATCCACCATGATTTCGCTCGGGACAAAAGCTCCTGATTTTACTTTGCCCGATACAGCTTCGGGAATAAATATTTCCCTTCATTCACTTTCAGGAAGGGCAACGGTGATTATGTTCATCTGCAATCATTGCCCGTTTGTGAAGCACGTGAACAAAGAATTAGTGCAACTGGCAAATGATTACATCCCCAAAGGAATTTCTTTCATCGCAATTTCTTCCAACGATGTTGCAAATTATCCTGAAGATTCTCCGGAGAAAATGAAACAAGCTACGAAAGATTTAAAATATCCCTTTCCATATCTCTACGATGAATCGCAGAATGTAGCACGCGCATACGATGCTGCATGCACGCCTGATTTTTTTATTTACGATAAAGATTTGAAATTAGTTTATCGGGGGCAATTGGATGATTCTCGCCCTTCAAACGGAATTCCGGTTACAGGAAAAGATATTCGTAATGCGCTTGATAATCTGCTCGCAGGAAAATTAATTTCTGCAGAGCAGAAGCCAAGCATTGGCTGTAACATCAAGTGGAAGAAGTAA
- a CDS encoding homoserine dehydrogenase, translating into MENKKISLGLFGFGCVGQGLYDVLNQSQSLEASIEKICVKDRNKTRRLDANRFTYDKKDILSRKDLDVVVELISDTDAAFEIVSTAMKNGVSVVSASKEMLAKYFPELYKLQQQNNVSLIYEGSVGGSIPILRNLEEYYDNELLQSVRAILNGTCNYILTRMELEGKDYSEILKDAQASGFAEADPWLDVSGCDAKYKILLIAVHAFGLLLKPEQIMNLGIQNVRYEDILYAKEKGLRIKLLTRAEKIGDKYRVYVMPHFIDKTSELFNVLYEYNAVEVEGAFSCKQTFTGKGAGSHPTGSAVLSDISALTYNYRYGYKKLKKFMNGNGSVPDSAKLLDTDFKIKVYVRFSNKSEIEKLEIVSIEEEYKSAKNNYIIATVNFKSLFHFAGNKNSKVFICAI; encoded by the coding sequence ATGGAAAACAAGAAAATATCTCTCGGATTATTCGGGTTCGGCTGCGTGGGTCAAGGGCTTTACGATGTATTGAACCAATCACAAAGTTTGGAAGCAAGCATCGAAAAAATTTGTGTAAAGGATAGAAATAAAACCCGCAGGTTAGATGCAAATCGTTTTACGTACGACAAAAAAGATATTCTCTCAAGAAAAGATTTGGATGTTGTGGTGGAATTAATAAGCGACACCGATGCCGCGTTTGAAATTGTAAGCACCGCGATGAAAAACGGAGTGAGCGTGGTGAGCGCAAGCAAAGAAATGCTGGCAAAATATTTTCCCGAACTTTATAAACTTCAGCAGCAGAATAATGTTTCTTTGATTTACGAAGGAAGCGTGGGCGGAAGTATTCCCATTCTCAGAAACCTCGAAGAATATTATGACAACGAACTTTTGCAAAGTGTTCGCGCCATTCTGAATGGCACATGCAATTATATTCTTACAAGAATGGAACTGGAAGGGAAAGATTATTCTGAAATTCTGAAAGACGCGCAGGCAAGCGGTTTTGCCGAAGCAGATCCCTGGCTCGATGTTTCGGGTTGTGATGCGAAATATAAAATTCTTCTCATAGCTGTTCACGCATTCGGATTGTTGCTGAAGCCCGAACAAATTATGAATCTCGGAATTCAGAATGTGCGTTACGAAGATATTTTATATGCAAAGGAAAAAGGTTTGCGAATAAAACTTCTCACGCGCGCTGAAAAAATAGGAGACAAGTATCGCGTGTATGTGATGCCGCATTTCATAGACAAAACTTCTGAACTTTTCAATGTTCTGTATGAATACAACGCGGTGGAAGTGGAAGGAGCGTTTTCGTGCAAGCAAACTTTCACCGGCAAAGGAGCGGGAAGCCATCCCACGGGAAGCGCGGTGCTTTCAGATATTTCTGCGCTCACGTACAATTACCGCTACGGCTACAAGAAGTTGAAGAAATTTATGAATGGCAATGGTTCTGTTCCTGATTCAGCAAAACTTTTAGATACAGATTTTAAAATCAAAGTGTATGTGCGTTTCTCCAATAAATCTGAAATAGAAAAACTGGAAATTGTTTCAATAGAAGAAGAATATAAATCAGCAAAAAATAATTACATCATCGCAACAGTAAATTTTAAATCGCTGTTTCATTTCGCAGGAAACAAAAACAGCAAAGTTTTTATTTGTGCAATATAA
- the atpC gene encoding ATP synthase F1 subunit epsilon, protein MHLEIITPDKKLFSGEVKSVNLPGSAGYFGVLKNHAPLISSLKKGNVKVVDEQKQTHSFPVKGGVVEVLKNKITVLAE, encoded by the coding sequence ATGCATTTAGAAATTATCACCCCCGACAAAAAACTTTTCAGCGGAGAAGTTAAATCCGTAAATCTTCCCGGTTCTGCCGGCTATTTTGGGGTTTTGAAAAATCACGCGCCATTAATTTCCTCTCTTAAAAAAGGAAATGTAAAAGTAGTAGACGAGCAAAAGCAAACTCATTCTTTTCCTGTGAAAGGCGGTGTTGTGGAAGTTCTGAAAAATAAAATCACCGTACTCGCTGAATGA
- a CDS encoding tetratricopeptide repeat protein, whose amino-acid sequence MSKKKMSAGRNLKFQSTITTSSAKNERLFSIIVFAFAFLIYSNTLNHGYVLDDDVVYLKNSLVQKGMSGIKEIFSHSFIYGFTGHNDQSYRPMVQVVYAIEKSLFDNNPHAMHFVNVLLFALSCLLLYKLLQKLFARFSFSLLTSHFSLLAALLFAAHPIHTEAAANIKGLDDILNFLFLILSLLFIFRHVETGKKLFLGLSVLFFFLSLLCKEMAVTFLVIIPMTVFFFTNQSLKKILTGMAPYAGAFIIYFLIRKSVLEVVTFEEKMKVVNNALAAATTESDRIATAIYILGKYILLLFFPHPLSWDYSYNQIPIVSFTDIKTIITLLVFAALGIYAALTFKKKNIFSYCILFFFITMSVVSNIFIMIGSTLGERFLFAPSLAFCIAVPFFLQRFGKNILFGSIGAVLLLFSFKTFTRNNDWKDNFSLFASGVEATPNSSRAESALGSAYRDMAEKETDPAQRNALYQKAIPYYLKAIEILPENTEALYNAGVTYYGMGDKENALKMYGQTLKVSPEYTNAANNIGVIYFERKEYETAKKYFEQALKYQPNNADAMGNLGAINHNLGNLKEAVDYYKKALAINPANQNVKSNLEKAEQALANSH is encoded by the coding sequence ATGAGTAAAAAGAAGATGTCCGCTGGTCGGAATTTAAAATTCCAATCCACTATTACTACTTCTTCAGCAAAAAACGAACGCCTCTTTTCAATTATTGTTTTCGCATTTGCCTTTTTAATTTACAGCAACACGCTGAATCACGGCTATGTGCTGGACGATGATGTGGTGTACCTGAAAAATTCTCTCGTGCAAAAAGGCATGAGCGGCATCAAGGAAATTTTTTCTCACAGTTTTATTTACGGCTTCACCGGCCACAATGACCAATCGTACCGCCCGATGGTGCAGGTGGTATATGCAATTGAAAAAAGTTTATTCGATAACAATCCGCACGCAATGCATTTTGTGAATGTGCTGTTGTTTGCATTATCCTGTTTGCTGCTTTATAAATTGCTTCAGAAGTTATTTGCGCGCTTTTCATTTTCATTACTCACTTCTCACTTCTCGCTTCTTGCCGCTTTGTTGTTTGCTGCTCATCCCATCCATACCGAAGCGGCTGCTAACATAAAAGGGCTGGATGATATTTTAAATTTTTTGTTTTTGATTTTATCGCTACTGTTCATCTTCCGCCATGTTGAAACCGGGAAGAAATTATTTCTCGGCCTTTCGGTTTTATTTTTCTTTCTATCGCTCCTCTGCAAAGAAATGGCGGTGACCTTTCTCGTTATTATTCCCATGACGGTTTTCTTTTTCACGAATCAATCACTGAAAAAAATATTGACAGGAATGGCGCCATATGCTGGGGCATTCATCATTTATTTCCTTATCCGGAAATCTGTGCTGGAGGTTGTAACCTTCGAAGAAAAAATGAAAGTGGTGAACAATGCGCTTGCCGCAGCAACAACCGAATCCGACAGAATCGCAACAGCCATTTACATTCTCGGAAAATATATTTTGCTTTTATTTTTTCCGCATCCGCTTTCGTGGGATTATTCTTACAACCAGATTCCGATAGTGTCTTTTACAGACATTAAAACAATTATTACACTGCTGGTTTTTGCCGCGCTGGGAATTTATGCGGCTTTAACTTTTAAAAAGAAAAATATTTTTTCATACTGCATTTTATTTTTCTTCATCACCATGTCGGTCGTGTCAAATATTTTTATCATGATTGGTTCTACGTTGGGAGAACGGTTTTTATTCGCGCCTTCTCTCGCCTTCTGCATTGCGGTTCCGTTTTTCCTTCAGCGGTTCGGAAAAAATATTTTATTTGGAAGCATCGGAGCAGTTCTTCTTTTGTTTTCCTTCAAAACTTTTACCCGCAACAATGACTGGAAAGATAATTTTTCCCTCTTTGCATCAGGCGTGGAAGCAACGCCCAACAGTTCGCGGGCAGAGAGTGCGCTTGGCTCTGCCTATCGCGACATGGCGGAAAAAGAAACAGACCCTGCCCAACGCAATGCGTTATATCAAAAAGCAATTCCCTACTATCTGAAAGCAATTGAAATCCTGCCGGAGAATACCGAAGCGCTGTACAACGCAGGTGTTACTTATTACGGAATGGGCGACAAAGAAAATGCGCTTAAGATGTACGGGCAAACTTTAAAAGTTTCTCCCGAATATACCAACGCGGCAAATAACATTGGCGTTATTTATTTTGAACGGAAAGAATATGAAACAGCAAAAAAATATTTTGAGCAGGCGCTGAAGTACCAGCCCAACAACGCAGACGCAATGGGAAATCTCGGAGCCATTAATCACAATCTCGGGAATCTGAAAGAAGCAGTTGACTATTATAAAAAAGCGCTGGCTATAAATCCTGCCAATCAAAATGTAAAAAGCAATCTTGAAAAAGCCGAACAGGCATTGGCAAATAGTCATTAA
- a CDS encoding T9SS type A sorting domain-containing protein, with the protein MKKLFAVSVFILCFQMMNAQVTDALKIKIARASYSDETIIRYLDSATFGFDSNYDAYKLFSFNAAVPNIFTKDSAAEELSINAMPEFSTRTTTDVFLKIGTAGTYSITPEETGPFTSGVCIKMKDLSTGQLYEMRTASTYTISLPVIAQTAPARFRVYFSYPASFTYVSGNSGNWSSASSWKIPECGCATATAAPSAGNDVTINSGNTVTLDSNFSCTNLTVNGTFTANADLTISGNWTNSGTFNAGANKITFNGSALQIISGSSTSAFNNLTINNSTPAEALRLNAPATVNGTLTLKDGHITTSSVNILTCGSSASIALQCFPQDSSFVKGPLRHIVNSDYGITKLFPVGKNNSYRRIDLTLDQQTSDSTSYTAEMIDSSAEALGYTKPAGISNASYVRYHAISQSPATPLDMGQVRIYFGCAGVNDNVQTLPPVTVLQDDGSAAWVDLSHTPWGFSCGSNYWGNMLSGNFSSFNGNKFSLANTGGAPEILGVTMMDFSAKAEGRIVATTWATASESSTSSFALERSKDGTTFSTVEIINAAGNSSAIIHYSAQDENPYGGVSYYRLKETDSNGNFSYSKIVSVNLQSENAVSVYPNPASEIIHVTISESMGKESMLSIRDVLGKEHYTAKTIPQSENETLSIPVENKFPAGIYFVTVSNMDKTSEEKIIIK; encoded by the coding sequence ATGAAAAAACTTTTTGCCGTTTCAGTTTTCATCCTCTGTTTTCAGATGATGAATGCGCAGGTAACCGATGCGCTGAAAATTAAAATTGCGCGCGCAAGTTATTCCGATGAAACCATTATCCGCTACCTTGACAGCGCGACTTTTGGTTTCGACAGCAATTACGATGCGTATAAACTTTTTTCATTCAACGCTGCCGTGCCGAATATTTTCACCAAGGACAGCGCTGCGGAAGAACTTTCCATCAATGCAATGCCGGAATTTTCTACGCGCACTACTACGGATGTATTTTTAAAAATAGGTACGGCAGGAACGTACAGCATTACACCCGAAGAAACAGGACCCTTTACTTCGGGCGTTTGCATCAAGATGAAAGATTTATCCACCGGGCAATTATACGAAATGCGCACGGCAAGCACCTACACTATTTCGCTTCCGGTGATTGCGCAAACAGCGCCAGCGCGGTTCCGGGTTTATTTTTCTTATCCTGCTTCTTTTACGTATGTGAGCGGAAACAGCGGAAACTGGAGCAGCGCTTCCTCCTGGAAAATTCCGGAATGCGGCTGCGCAACGGCAACGGCTGCGCCTTCCGCAGGAAATGATGTAACCATAAATTCAGGAAACACCGTAACGCTCGATTCAAATTTTTCCTGCACGAATCTTACCGTTAACGGAACATTCACCGCAAATGCCGATTTAACCATCAGCGGAAACTGGACGAACAGCGGAACTTTTAACGCGGGCGCGAATAAAATAACTTTTAACGGAAGTGCGCTTCAAATCATCAGCGGAAGTTCAACAAGTGCTTTCAACAACCTCACTATAAATAATTCCACTCCTGCCGAAGCGCTTCGCCTGAACGCTCCGGCCACCGTGAACGGAACGCTTACATTGAAAGACGGGCACATCACAACATCCTCCGTAAATATTTTAACCTGCGGCTCATCTGCTTCCATTGCGCTGCAATGCTTTCCGCAGGACAGCAGTTTTGTGAAAGGCCCCCTGCGCCACATTGTGAATAGTGATTACGGCATCACAAAACTTTTTCCGGTTGGGAAAAATAATTCGTACCGCAGAATTGATTTAACTCTTGACCAGCAAACCAGCGACTCCACTTCTTACACTGCCGAAATGATTGACAGTTCTGCCGAAGCGCTGGGTTACACAAAGCCGGCTGGAATTTCAAACGCATCGTATGTGCGCTATCATGCCATTTCGCAATCGCCCGCCACACCGCTCGATATGGGGCAGGTGAGAATTTATTTCGGATGCGCGGGAGTAAATGACAACGTGCAAACGCTTCCGCCCGTCACCGTATTGCAGGATGACGGCTCTGCCGCGTGGGTTGATTTGAGCCATACTCCCTGGGGATTTTCCTGCGGAAGCAATTACTGGGGAAATATGCTCTCGGGAAATTTTTCTTCCTTCAACGGAAATAAATTTTCTTTGGCAAATACCGGGGGCGCTCCTGAAATTCTTGGCGTAACAATGATGGATTTTTCTGCGAAGGCGGAAGGAAGAATTGTGGCAACAACCTGGGCGACTGCTTCGGAAAGCAGCACTTCTTCTTTTGCGCTTGAGCGCTCGAAAGACGGAACAACTTTTTCAACAGTTGAAATAATAAATGCCGCAGGAAATTCTTCCGCCATTATTCATTACAGCGCGCAGGATGAAAATCCCTATGGCGGAGTTTCCTATTACCGCCTGAAGGAAACCGACAGCAATGGAAATTTTTCTTACAGCAAAATTGTTTCGGTGAACCTGCAAAGCGAAAACGCTGTCAGTGTGTATCCGAATCCGGCTTCTGAAATCATTCATGTAACTATTTCCGAAAGCATGGGAAAGGAATCTATGCTTTCCATCCGCGATGTTTTAGGAAAGGAGCATTACACAGCAAAAACAATTCCGCAATCGGAGAATGAAACGCTAAGCATTCCGGTGGAAAATAAATTTCCGGCAGGAATTTATTTTGTGACTGTTTCGAACATGGACAAAACTTCAGAAGAAAAAATAATCATCAAATAA
- a CDS encoding response regulator transcription factor: protein MEKKLNVLLVDDSQIILSHLKEMLLDVKTVEVLNTATTIGEAKTLVEQHKPDLIILDIQLPDGNGILFLKVLKQQHPEIVVVILTNMADAFIKAAAEKYGADYFLDKAMDFAKIPQLLSEVKPK from the coding sequence ATGGAAAAAAAATTAAACGTACTGCTGGTGGATGATTCGCAAATCATCCTCTCCCACTTAAAAGAAATGCTGCTCGATGTGAAAACGGTGGAAGTGCTCAACACGGCAACCACCATAGGCGAAGCAAAAACACTGGTTGAACAACACAAACCCGACCTTATCATATTAGACATACAACTTCCCGATGGCAACGGAATTCTTTTTCTGAAAGTGCTCAAGCAGCAGCATCCCGAAATAGTGGTGGTGATACTTACCAACATGGCGGATGCTTTTATTAAAGCGGCTGCCGAAAAATACGGAGCCGATTATTTTCTGGATAAGGCAATGGATTTTGCAAAAATTCCTCAACTCCTTTCCGAAGTCAAACCTAAATAA
- a CDS encoding response regulator transcription factor — translation MKHILIADDHSAIRKGVKQLLSDGFSSVEFGEASGAAEVFKRLKEKEWDLLILDIDMPGRNGLEVLHQLEAEHTKIPVLVFSMHPEEQISLRALKAGAMGYVSKNSVDEELIKAVQQVLSGKQYLPPSVAALMLEQMKHPENKPLHELLSDREYQTFILIAKGKQVSQIAKELSLSVPAISTFRHRLLEKMGMKNNADLINYAIRNNLVN, via the coding sequence ATGAAACACATCCTCATAGCCGATGACCATTCCGCCATTCGCAAAGGCGTGAAGCAACTTCTTTCTGACGGATTCAGCAGCGTGGAATTCGGGGAAGCAAGCGGTGCGGCAGAAGTTTTTAAACGGCTGAAAGAAAAAGAATGGGACTTACTGATTCTCGATATAGACATGCCCGGCAGAAACGGATTGGAAGTGCTGCATCAACTGGAAGCGGAACACACAAAAATTCCCGTATTGGTTTTCAGCATGCATCCCGAAGAGCAGATTTCGCTGCGCGCATTAAAAGCGGGAGCCATGGGATACGTTTCAAAAAATTCGGTGGACGAAGAACTCATCAAAGCGGTGCAGCAGGTGCTGAGCGGAAAACAATACCTGCCTCCTTCCGTTGCCGCGCTCATGCTGGAACAAATGAAGCATCCCGAAAACAAACCGCTGCACGAACTTTTATCCGACCGCGAATACCAGACGTTCATTCTCATTGCCAAAGGAAAACAGGTTTCGCAGATTGCCAAAGAACTTTCGCTCAGCGTTCCCGCCATCAGCACCTTCCGCCACCGCCTTCTTGAAAAAATGGGAATGAAGAACAATGCCGACCTGATAAATTATGCCATCCGCAACAATCTGGTAAATTAA